Proteins from a single region of Candidatus Ozemobacteraceae bacterium:
- the amrB gene encoding AmmeMemoRadiSam system protein B: protein MRAFRVFLLATAMVAASVCAAPAQVRPAAMADLFYPGDPAKLETLLDGFFRDAGDIVPVATASRLVGLITPHAGYQYSGPTAAKAFKAIAGQRFDRVYVLGLDHRSGRPTISVWPEGAFDTPLGPVLADASASRELLEAGVCVADPDQHAEEHSIEVVLPFLVKAIGLRPSVFLSIGGPSGNGSLLGRELVKRLSGRPERVLLVVSTDWSHYHGAAEAEHLDSRGLESVRALDPDGLREACEAGATELCGLNGVTALLTVMKAASATVRVIERTDSSRESGSERVVGYAAVVFEAPGLPLAKEQTGQPTPPQAETSMTDSQNAGKPEDQMNEFHKEALAAVRTTLEAVLNGKGRPPLTLKSPRFAEKCGVFVTLKIDGELRGCIGLIEGRSPLSQGIQDMAIAAATEDPRFPAVEPSELAKIDIEISVLSPLIPVSSIDEIQVGRDGLLLRKYPGSGLLLPQVPTEYGWDRDTYLNHLCLKAGLPPGSHLAPDGKSLAADAKLWRFTAEVFGEKEE, encoded by the coding sequence GTGAGAGCGTTCCGGGTTTTTCTCCTGGCGACGGCGATGGTGGCAGCGAGCGTCTGCGCGGCCCCGGCGCAGGTCAGGCCGGCGGCCATGGCGGATCTGTTTTACCCGGGCGACCCGGCAAAACTCGAAACGCTTCTCGACGGTTTTTTCAGGGACGCGGGAGACATCGTGCCCGTCGCCACCGCATCCCGGCTCGTCGGGCTGATCACGCCTCACGCCGGGTATCAGTATTCCGGCCCGACAGCGGCGAAGGCGTTCAAGGCGATTGCCGGCCAGCGGTTCGACCGCGTGTATGTCCTTGGGCTGGATCACCGGTCCGGCCGCCCCACGATCTCCGTGTGGCCGGAAGGGGCGTTCGACACGCCGCTGGGGCCGGTTCTTGCAGACGCCAGCGCATCGCGTGAACTTCTCGAGGCAGGCGTCTGCGTCGCGGACCCCGACCAGCATGCCGAGGAGCATTCGATCGAAGTCGTTCTGCCCTTCCTCGTCAAGGCGATCGGTCTCCGCCCCTCCGTGTTTCTCAGCATCGGCGGCCCGTCGGGGAACGGTTCGCTTCTCGGCCGCGAGCTGGTGAAGAGACTCTCGGGTCGCCCGGAACGCGTTCTTCTCGTGGTCTCGACCGACTGGTCGCATTATCACGGGGCGGCCGAGGCGGAACACCTCGACTCCCGGGGGCTCGAGTCCGTCAGGGCCCTTGATCCCGACGGGCTTCGGGAGGCCTGCGAGGCGGGCGCGACGGAGTTGTGCGGACTGAACGGCGTCACGGCCCTTCTTACGGTGATGAAAGCGGCATCCGCGACGGTTCGCGTAATCGAACGTACCGATTCCAGCCGCGAATCGGGTTCGGAACGGGTCGTGGGCTATGCCGCCGTGGTGTTCGAGGCGCCCGGACTCCCCCTGGCGAAGGAGCAGACGGGGCAACCGACTCCGCCTCAGGCAGAGACATCGATGACCGATTCCCAGAACGCAGGAAAACCGGAGGATCAGATGAACGAGTTTCACAAGGAAGCGCTCGCGGCGGTGAGAACGACTCTCGAAGCCGTCCTGAACGGGAAAGGCCGTCCGCCTCTGACGCTGAAGAGTCCGAGATTCGCCGAAAAATGCGGCGTTTTCGTCACGTTGAAGATCGACGGCGAACTGCGCGGCTGTATCGGGTTGATCGAGGGGCGCAGCCCGCTTTCGCAGGGCATTCAGGACATGGCGATCGCCGCGGCGACCGAAGACCCGCGGTTTCCCGCCGTCGAACCAAGCGAGCTGGCGAAGATCGACATCGAGATATCCGTTCTCTCCCCGCTGATCCCCGTCTCCAGCATCGATGAAATTCAGGTCGGCCGCGACGGGCTCCTGCTGCGGAAATACCCCGGCTCCGGCCTCCTGCTGCCGCAAGTGCCAACGGAATACGGGTGGGACCGCGACACCTACCTGAACCATCTGTGCCTCAAGGCCGGGCTGCCGCCGGGAAGCCATCTCGCTCCCGACGGGAAGAGCCTCGCGGCAGATGCGAAGCTGTGGCGGTTCACCGCCGAGGTGTTCGGCGAGAAAGAGGAATAG
- the dapF gene encoding diaminopimelate epimerase translates to MYSFHKMHALGNHFVFFDEVGQDFSRLKKPRILQLLCDPRRGIGADGIVFIMDPRDPKHHCRMQMFNTDGTEAEMCGNAIRCVAHLFKGHCLGIEPVLIETGGGIREVRFESACNGTASYRVEMGSASFDLVSTGELVAEKDRKPLDWEGEKLEPIHVNVGNPHAVLFVDEPWDEDEMVRAGAWLETHANHPRRINVEFVQVVSPHEVRVHVWERGCGMTQACGTGATAVTAAGIRAKKLQSPVTVHMPGGDLSISQEKNGVLFMAGPVQEIASGKLTPAYLHTLA, encoded by the coding sequence ATGTATTCGTTTCATAAAATGCACGCCCTGGGAAACCATTTCGTATTTTTTGACGAGGTGGGACAGGATTTTTCCCGGCTCAAGAAACCCCGCATCCTGCAGCTTCTCTGCGATCCACGGCGCGGCATCGGGGCCGACGGCATCGTCTTCATCATGGATCCGCGCGATCCGAAGCATCACTGCCGGATGCAGATGTTCAACACCGACGGAACCGAGGCCGAAATGTGCGGAAACGCCATCCGGTGCGTCGCCCACCTGTTCAAGGGCCACTGTCTCGGCATTGAGCCCGTGCTGATCGAAACCGGCGGCGGCATCCGCGAAGTCCGGTTCGAGAGCGCATGCAACGGCACGGCCTCGTATCGAGTCGAGATGGGCTCGGCCTCGTTCGATCTTGTCTCGACCGGCGAGCTGGTCGCTGAAAAGGACCGCAAGCCACTCGACTGGGAAGGCGAAAAGCTGGAACCTATCCATGTGAACGTCGGAAACCCGCATGCGGTGCTGTTCGTCGATGAGCCGTGGGACGAGGACGAGATGGTCCGTGCCGGCGCCTGGCTGGAAACGCATGCGAATCATCCCCGGCGCATCAACGTCGAGTTCGTTCAGGTCGTGTCGCCTCACGAAGTGCGCGTCCACGTCTGGGAGCGGGGCTGCGGCATGACGCAAGCCTGCGGGACCGGCGCGACGGCCGTCACGGCGGCTGGCATCAGGGCGAAGAAACTGCAATCGCCGGTGACGGTCCACATGCCGGGCGGCGACCTTTCGATATCGCAGGAAAAGAATGGCGTGCTGTTCATGGCCGGACCGGTCCAGGAAATCGCGTCCGGCAAACTCACGCCCGCCTATCTTCACACCCTGGCGTAA